From one Saccharomyces cerevisiae S288C chromosome XVI, complete sequence genomic stretch:
- the RPS9A gene encoding 40S ribosomal protein uS4 RPS9A (Protein component of the small (40S) ribosomal subunit; homologous to mammalian ribosomal protein S9 and bacterial S4; RPS9A has a paralog, RPS9B, that arose from the whole genome duplication): MPRAPRTYSKTYSTPKRPYESSRLDAELKLAGEFGLKNKKEIYRISFQLSKIRRAARDLLTRDEKDPKRLFEGNALIRRLVRVGVLSEDKKKLDYVLALKVEDFLERRLQTQVYKLGLAKSVHHARVLITQRHIAVGKQIVNIPSFMVRLDSEKHIDFAPTSPFGGARPGRVARRNAARKAEASGEAADEADEADEE, from the exons ATGCCAA GAGCCCCAAGAACATATTCCAAGACTTACTCTACCCCAAAGAGACCTTACGAATCTTCTCGTTTGGACGCAGAATTGAAGTTGGCCGGTGAATTCGgtttgaagaacaagaaggaaatttACAGAATTTCCTTCCAGTTATCTAAGATTCGTCGTGCTGCAAGAGACTTGTTGACAAGAGACGAAAAGGACCCAAAGAGATTGTTCGAAGGTAATGCTTTGATTAGGAGACTAGTTAGAGTCGGTGTTTTATCCGAAGATAAGAAGAAGTTAGATTATGTTTTAGCCTTGAAGGTCGAAGATTTCTTGGAAAGAAGATTGCAAACTCAAGTCTACAAGCTAGGTTTAGCCAAGTCTGTCCACCATGCAAGAGTTTTAATCACTCAAAGGCACATTGCTGTTGGTAAGCAAATTGTCAACATCCCCTCTTTCATGGTCAGATTGGACTCTGAGAAGCACATTGACTTTGCTCCAACATCTCCATTCGGTGGTGCTAGACCAGGCAGAGTTGCTAGAAGAAATGCTGCAAGGAAGGCGGAAGCTTCTGGTGAAGCTGCTGATGAAGCTGATGAGGCCGATGAAGAATAA
- a CDS encoding uncharacterized protein (hypothetical protein; conserved across S. cerevisiae strains) — protein sequence MDGSYLTHRYCALKRPYTAHLLLLDFSKDEVTKNVWRWKGTDVKLHKMGRKSIVAAVYNQAHPSHPPLYHLGNLNGDKYVASPPSRMKAVSLSFAFTFLYYYFPLPTN from the coding sequence ATGGATGGATCTTACCTCACTCACCGATATTGCGCGCTCAAGCGGCCCTATACTGCACACCTATtacttcttgatttttcaaaggacGAAGTTACAAAAAATGTTTGGAGGTGGAAAGGTACGGATGTTAAACTTCATAAAATGGGTAGAAAAAGCATCGTTGCTGCAGTGTACAATCAAGCTCACCCGAGCCATCCACCTCTCTACCATCTCGGTAACTTGAATGGTGACAAATATGTCGCCTCACCTCCTAGTCGAATGAAGGCAGTCAGCCTATCTTTTGCGTTTACTTtcttatattattattttccgCTTCCTACTAATTAG
- the RPL21B gene encoding 60S ribosomal protein eL21 RPL21B (Ribosomal 60S subunit protein L21B; homologous to mammalian ribosomal protein L21, no bacterial homolog; RPL21B has a paralog, RPL21A, that arose from the whole genome duplication), translated as MGKSHGYRSRTRYMFQRDFRKHGAVHMSTYLKIYKVGDIVDIKANGSIQKGMPHKFYQGKTGVVYNVTKSSVGVIINKMVGNRYLEKRLNLRVEHIKHSKCRQEFLERVKANAAKRAEAKAQGVAVQLKRQPAQPRESRIVSTEGNVPQTLAPVPYETFI; from the exons ATGGGTAAATC ACATGGTTACAGATCTCGTACACGTTACATGTTCCAACGTGACTTCAGAAAGCATGGTGCCGTTCACATGTCCACCTACTTGAAGATCTACAAGGTTGGTGACATTGTCGACATCAAAGCCAATGGTTCTATCCAAAAGGGTATGCCACACAAGTTCTACCAAGGTAAGACCGGTGTCGTCTACAACGTTACCAAGTCTTCTGTTGGTGTTATCATCAACAAGATGGTCGGTAACAGATACTTGGAAAAGAGATTGAACTTGAGAGTTGAACACATCAAGCACTCTAAATGTAGacaagaatttttggaaagagTTAAGGCCAATGCTGCTAAGCGTGCTGAAGCCAAGGCCCAAGGTGTTGCTGTCCAATTGAAGAGACAACCAGCTCAACCAAGAGAATCCCGTATTGTCTCTACTGAAGGTAACGTTCCTCAAACTTTAGCTCCAGTTCCATACGAAACCTTCATTTAA
- the ATP4 gene encoding F1F0 ATP synthase subunit 4 (Subunit b of the stator stalk of mitochondrial F1F0 ATP synthase; ATP synthase is a large, evolutionarily conserved enzyme complex required for ATP synthesis; contributes to the oligomerization of the complex, which in turn determines the shape of inner membrane cristae; phosphorylated) — MSMSMGVRGLALRSVSKTLFSQGVRCPSMVIGARYMSSTPEKQTDPKAKANSIINAIPGNNILTKTGVLGTSAAAVIYAISNELYVINDESILLLTFLGFTGLVAKYLAPAYKDFADARMKKVSDVLNASRNKHVEAVKDRIDSVSQLQNVAETTKVLFDVSKETVELESEAFELKQKVELAHEAKAVLDSWVRYEASLRQLEQRQLAKSVISRVQSELGNPKFQEKVLQQSISEIEQLLSKLK, encoded by the coding sequence ATGAGCATGAGTATGGGTGTCCGTGGCCTAGCGTTAAGGTCCGTTTCTAAAACATTATTTAGCCAAGGTGTTCGTTGTCCTTCGATGGTGATTGGAGCCCGTTATATGTCTTCCACTCCAGAAAAACAGACAGATCCAAAAGCAAAGGCTAACTCTATCATCAATGCCATTCCAggtaataatattttgacaAAGACGGGGGTTTTGGGGACTTCTGCTGCCGCTGTCATTTATGCCATTTCCAATGAATTGTACGTTATCAACGATGAAAGTATTTTATTGCTGACTTTTTTGGGTTTCACTGGTTTAGTGGCAAAGTATTTGGCGCCAGCATATAAAGATTTTGCCGATGcaagaatgaagaaagtCTCCGACGTTTTAAATGCCTCGAGAAACAAGCATGTCGAAGCTGTTAAAGATAGAATCGACTCTGTCTCTCAACTACAAAATGTTGCTGAAACTACAAAGGTTTTGTTTGATGTTTCCAAGGAAACTGTTGAACTTGAAAGCGAAGCCTTTgaattgaaacaaaaggtAGAATTAGCTCACGAAGCAAAGGCAGTCTTAGATTCGTGGGTTAGATATGAAGCTTCCTTGCGTCAATTGGAACAAAGGCAACTAGCAAAATCTGTCATCTCCAGAGTTCAGTCAGAATTGGGTAATCCAAAATTCCAAGAGAAAGTTTTGCAACAGTCTATATctgaaattgaacaatTGCTTTCTAAATTGAAGTAA
- a CDS encoding uncharacterized protein (hypothetical protein; regulates PIS1 expression; mutant displays spore wall assembly defect in ether sensitivity screen; YPL077C is not an essential gene; YPL077C has a paralog, YBR197C, that arose from the whole genome duplication), with amino-acid sequence MKDLQKKSSVRRQITNEDDERYGEDSIHDLPRTIPNVNPYIRNSGFRPSYSSQIPSTRSLFNNYYNRSSANTVGNDTIDTDSVSYNGVAKFRRNSVDIPLQTHNRLEVRPIIDRQDYLWREIDALDDVKRQAQATELYDQFPPGFENKLMQLRQAHSKLLQVLRDRNAKIEEEQRREVAVATAAAMMTRTPSPTGKSVGDEATSNNMHSSSAIRNPNGPTVDPEEGKYIQELVNTIRELQ; translated from the coding sequence ATGAAAGATctccagaaaaaaagctcaGTACGAAGGCAAATCACGaatgaagacgatgaaCGGTATGGGGAGGACAGCATCCATGACCTTCCCAGGACAATACCAAATGTAAATCCCTATATTAGAAATTCAGGATTTAGGCCATCTTATTCTTCCCAAATTCCTTCGACAAGGAGTCTATTCAATAACTATTATAACCGTTCAAGTGCTAACACAGTTGGTAATGACACAATAGATACCGATAGTGTTAGCTATAACGGAGTTGCCAAATTCCGGAGAAATAGCGTAGATATACCGCTACAGACACATAACAGACTGGAAGTACGGCCTATAATCGACAGACAAGACTATTTGTGGAGAGAAATAGATGCCCTAGATGACGTTAAAAGACAGGCGCAGGCAACAGAATTGTATGATCAGTTTCCTCCAGGGTTCGAGAACAAACTGATGCAATTAAGGCAAGCACATAGTAAACTACTTCAAGTCTTGAGGGACCGCAATGCTAAAATAGAAGAGGAACAACGTCGTGAAGTGGCGGTCGCAACCGCTGCTGCCATGATGACTAGAACGCCATCACCAACAGGAAAATCCGTCGGAGATGAAGCTACAAGCAACAACATGCATAGTAGCAGCGCAATTAGAAATCCAAATGGACCAACCGTTGATCCTGAAGAAGGAAAGTACATTCAAGAGCTGGTGAACACTATAAGGGAATTACAATAG
- the GPI2 gene encoding phosphatidylinositol N-acetylglucosaminyltransferase (Protein involved in the synthesis of GlcNAc-PI; GlcNAc-PI is the first intermediate in the synthesis of glycosylphosphatidylinositol (GPI) anchors; homologous to the human PIG-C protein; GlcNAc-PI stands for N-acetylglucosaminyl phosphatidylinositol), protein MTRSPWKRLLWLKQEYPDNYTDPSFIELRARQKAESNQKSDRKLSEAARAQIRLDFISFYQTILNTSFIYITFTYIYYYGFDPIPPTIFLSFITLIISRTKVDPLLSSFMDVKSSLIITFAMLTLSPVLKSLSKTTASDSIWTLSFWLTLWYIFVISSTKSKDKPSNLSTNILVALVAVLSSRLSTTIDVFCFLLICIQLNIILPTYLSVTNKVVPIISNIIVYSFLNVALGWIYMLLIFFASVFYITVLPKWFIYWKINYHKRDNDLLSTWDARTPILD, encoded by the coding sequence ATGACAAGATCTCCCTGGAAGCGCCTACTATGGTTGAAACAGGAGTACCCAGATAATTATACAGATCCAAGTTTTATTGAGTTGAGAGCAAGACAAAAGGCTGAGAGTAACCAGAAGTCTGATAGAAAATTATCAGAAGCTGCTCGCGCTCAAATTAGGTTGGATTTTATAAGTTTCTACCAAACCATATTGAACACTTCTTTCATTTACATCACTTTtacatatatttactaTTATGGCTTCGATCCTATTCCGCCAActattttcctttcattTATAACATTGATTATATCAAGGACGAAAGTCGACCCTCTATTGTCCTCATTCATGGACGTAAAGTCTTCGCTGATTATCACATTTGCAATGTTGACTCTCTCTCCAGTCCTCAAATCTCTTTCTAAAACAACTGCATCTGATTCCATATGGACATTGTCTTTTTGGCTGACCCTATGGTACATTTTCGTTATTTCGTCAACAAAGTCCAAAGATAAACCCTCTAACCTTTCCACCAATATACTTGTCGCCCTTGTTGCTGTCCTATCATCGAGGCTTTCGACCACAATCGACGTattctgttttcttttaatttgtATTCAGTTGAATATCATTCTACCCACTTATTTATCGGTGACGAATAAGGTAGTAccaataatttcaaatattatTGTATACTCATTTTTGAATGTTGCTCTAGGTTGGATTTATATGCTgttgattttctttgcttcaGTATTTTATATTACTGTTTTACCTAAGTGGTTCATCTACTGGAAAATCAATTATCATAAACGGGATAACGATCTACTAAGTACATGGGATGCAAGAACACCAATATTGGATTAG
- the GCR1 gene encoding transcription regulator GCR1 (Transcriptional activator of genes involved in glycolysis; DNA-binding protein that interacts and functions with the transcriptional activator Gcr2p; contains a long intron, which allows multiple RNA and protein isoforms with varying expression levels depending on glucose availability) translates to MVCTSTSSNFYSIAQYILQSYFKVNVDSLNSLKLVDLIVDQTYPDSLTLRKLNEGATGQPYDYFNTVSRDADISKCPIFALTIFFVIRWSHPNPPISIENFTTVPLLDSNFISLNSNPLLYIQNQNPNSNSSVKVSRSQTFEPSKELIDLVFPWLSYLKQDMLLIDRTNYKLYSLCELFEFMGRVAIQDLRYLSQHPLLLPNIVTFISKFIPELFQNEEFKGIGSIKNSNNNALNNVTGIETQFLNPSTEEVSQKVDSYFMELSKKLTTENIRLSQEITQLKADMNSVGNVCNQILLLQRQLLSGNQAIGSKSENIVSSTGGGILILDKNSINSNVLSNLVQSIDPNHSKPNGQAQTHQRGPKGQSHAQVQSTNSPALAPINMFPSLSNSIQPMLGTLAPQPQDIVQKRKLPLPGSIASAATGSPFSPSPVGESPYSKRFKLDDKPTPSQTALDSLLTKSISSPRLPLSTLANTAVTESFRSPQQFQHSPDFVVGGSSSSTTENNSKKVNEDSPSSSSKLAERPRLPNNDSTTSMPESPTEVAGDDVDREKPPESSKSEPNDNSPESKDPEKNGKNSNPLGTDADKPVPISNIHNSTEAANSSGTVTKTAPSFPQSSSKFEIINKKDTKAGPNEAIKYKLSRENKTIWDLYAEWYIGLNGKSSIKKLIENYGWRRWKVSEDSHFFPTRRIIMDYIETECDRGIKLGRFTNPQQPREDIRKILVGDLEKFRINNGLTLNSLSLYFRNLTKNNKEICIFENFKNWNVRSMTEEEKLKYCKRRHNTPS, encoded by the exons atggtaTG TACCAGCACGAGCTCAAACTTTTATTCCATTGCACAATATATTTTACAATCATACTTCAAGGTCAATGTAGATTCTCTAAACTCTCTGAAATTGGTGGATTTGATAGTGGACCAAACTTACCCTGATTCTTTGACGCTGCGAAAGCTGAATGAAGGAGCAACGGGACAACCATACGATTATTTCAATACAGTTTCTCGTGATGCTGATATCTCCAAGTGTCCAATTTTTGCGTTGaccatattttttgttataCGATGGAGCCACCCAAACCCTCCAATTTCAATTGAGAATTTTACTACAGTACCGTTGCTAGATTCAAACTTTATTTCTCTAAATTCCAATCCTTTActatatattcaaaatcaaaaccCAAACAGCAATTCAAGTGTTAAAGTTTCAAGGTCACAAACGTTTGAACCTTCTAAAGAGTTGATCGATTTGGTATTTCCATGGCTGTCTTATTTGAAGCAGGATATGCTTCTTATTGATAGGACGAATTACAAGCTTTATTCTCTCTGTGAACTATTTGAATTTATGGGCAGGGTTGCCATTCAGGATCTCCGATATCTGAGTCAACATCCCTTATTACTACCCAATATCGTAACattcatttcaaaatttattcCTGAGTTATTCCAAAACGAAGAGTTTAAAGGAATCGGTTCaattaaaaattcaaacaatAATGCCCTGAACAATGTTACAGGAATAGAAACCCAATTTTTAAATCCATCTACCGAGGAAGTGAGTCAAAAAGTTGATTCTTACTTTATggaattatcaaaaaaattaactaCAGAAAATATCAGGTTAAGTCAAGAAATAACACAACTAAAAGCAGATATGAACTCCGTAGGCAATGTTTGTAACCAAATTTTGCTGTTGCAGAGACAATTGCTTTCAGGAAATCAGGCGATCGGATCAAAGTCCGAAAATATTGTGTCTTCCACAGGTGGGGGGATATTAATACTAGATAAAAATAGCATCAATTCGAACGTACTGAGTAATTTGGTTCAGTCGATAGATCCTAATCACTCCAAGCCCAACGGACAAGCCCAAACACATCAAAGGGGTCCGAAAGGACAATCACATGCACAGGTTCAAAGTACTAATAGCCCTGCGCTAGCGCCAATTAACATGTTCCCGAGCTTAAGTAATTCTATACAGCCGATGCTTGGCACCTTGGCTCCGCAACCGCAAGATATAGTACAGAAGAGGAAGCTACCGTTACCAGGTTCAATAGCCTCTGCAGCAACAGGCAGTCCTTTTTCTCCATCACCCGTTGGTGAGTCTCCCTATAGCAAACGCTTTAAACTAGACGATAAACCAACTCCGTCTCAGACGGCTCTTGATTCCTTACTTACAAAATCCATTTCAAGCCCTAGATTACCCCTTTCGACGTTGGCTAACACAGCTGTCACGGAATCTTTTCGCTCACCTCAGCAGTTTCAGCATTCTCCAGATTTTGTAGTTGGTGGTAGCTCAAGTTCAACAACGGAAAATAACTCTAAGAAGGTAAATGAAGATTCTccatcatcttcttcaaaactAGCTGAACGACCTCGTCTTCCAAACAACGACTCCACTACTAGCATGCCTGAAAGTCCCACCGAGGTAGCTGGTGATGATGTTGATAGGGAGAAACCGCCAGAGTCAAGTAAGTCGGAGCCCAATGATAACAGCCCAGAATCGAAAGATCCTGAGAAAAATGGTAAAAACAGTAATCCGCTTGGTACGGATGCTGACAAACCAGTACCAATTTCTAATATTCATAATTCTACTGAGGCTGCAAATTCAAGTGGTACAGTGACAAAGACAGCTCCATCATTTCCGCAGAGTTCTTCTAAGTTTGAAattataaataaaaaggatACGAAGGCGGGGCCAAACGAGGCAATCAAATACAAGCTGTCcagagaaaataaaacaatatGGGACCTATATGCGGAGTGGTATATTGGTCTGAACGGtaaatcttcaataaaaaaattgattgaaaattatGGCTGGCGAAGGTGGAAGGTTAGCGAAGAttcacatttttttcctacTAGAAGAATTATTATGGATTATATTGAAACGGAATGTGATCGTGGCATAAAACTCGGCAGGTTTACTAATCCTCAACAACCGAGGGAGGATATACGGAAGATTTTAGTAGGGGACCTAGAAAAGTTCAGGATAAATAACGGTCTGACTCTGAATTCTCTATCATTGTACTTTAGAAATTTAACGAAAAATAACAAGGaaatttgtatttttgaaaactttaaaaattgGAACGTTAGATCAATgacagaagaagagaaattaAAGTATTGCAAAAGGCGACATAATACACCATCTTAA
- the YTA6 gene encoding putative AAA family ATPase YTA6 (Putative ATPase of the CDC48/PAS1/SEC18 (AAA) family; localized to the cortex of mother cells but not to daughter cells; relocalizes from cytoplasm to plasma membrane foci upon DNA replication stress): MAHEKFSIPENFTLAQSLQLLYSVVKNQYKNLADLIINSKGNKDTVTYGKIHKNLDTLLVYVNEGLRKIEKTYTLKKGLGNLVVDHPELRSIIEDFQILGQDIRIARRKAETLMAEGNGSPSLSSSSSVLGLGTGNGLRFPKLWRMGSKRDKLKEADEKEAKINKQADNIRRARKLEEEKKLGAKLQYERDLELQREKLIELKVKEKVEFEVAQKLEEERVKREEEERKHREQAEKKRISTLKHERKTNYKSRASLDNFSSSSKSSGKIDNSLIKRRSLDVVRTSGERVRTPVRKSMEAAEIGMAAQLAWSQYQNGANHSKVSNNGSHSNELQIRYKPTPPLKKRYDYKKPTVNRPIIKSPTLNRQNSKSSRNIPTNSKLKASKSNTNKVSRRNEQNLEPSSPVLVSATAVPAESKPMRSKSGTPDKESSASSSLDSRKEDILKSVQGVDRNACEQILNEILVTDEKVYWEDIAGLRNAKNSLKEAVVYPFLRPDLFKGLREPVRGMLLFGPPGTGKTMIAKAVATESNSTFFSVSASSLLSKYLGESEKLVRALFYMAKKLSPSIIFIDEIDSMLTARSDNENESSRRIKTELLIQWSSLSSATAQSEDRNNTLDSRVLVLGATNLPWAIDDAARRRFSRKLYIPLPDYETRLYHLKRLMAKQKNSLQDLDYELITEMTEGFSGSDLTSLAKEAAMEPIRDLGDKLMFADFDKIRGIEIKDFQNALLTIKKSVSSESLQKYEEWSSKFGSNGS, from the coding sequence ATGGCACATGAAAAGTTTAGTATACCTGAGAACTTCACATTAGCGCAGTCTTTGCAATTGCTTTACTCTGTTGtcaaaaatcaatataaaAACCTAGCAGACCTAATAATCAATAGCAAAGGTAATAAGGACACAGTAACGTATGGGAAAATCCACAAAAACTTAGACACTTTACTGGTATACGTCAATGAAGGTCTacgaaaaattgaaaagactTATACCTTAAAGAAAGGGTTAGGAAATCTTGTAGTTGATCATCCTGAATTGAGGAGCATCATTGAGGATTTCCAAATTCTTGGCCAGGATATAAGGATCGCACGTCGTAAAGCAGAAACGCTTATGGCCGAAGGAAACGGTAGTCCCTCTTTGTCATCCTCCTCTTCCGTTTTGGGCCTTGGGACAGGAAATGGTTTGCGTTTTCCAAAACTTTGGAGAATGGGTTCCAAAAGAgataaattgaaagaagCTGACGAAAAGGAGGCTAAAATCAACAAACAGGCTGATAATATCAGACGTGCTAGGAaattagaagaagagaaaaagttaGGAGCAAAACTTCAGTATGAGAGGGACTTAGAACTTCAAAGGGAAAAATTGATCGAGTTAAaggttaaagaaaaggtcGAATTTGAAGTGGCCCAAAAGTTGGAGGAGGAGAGAGTTAAGagagaggaagaagaacgCAAACATAGAGAACAAGCGGAGAAAAAACGTATATCAACCCTGAAACATGAGAGGAAAACAAATTACAAATCAAGGGCTAGCCTCGACAACTTCTCTTCCAGTAGCAAATCTTCTGGAAAGATTGACAACTCCCTAATTAAAAGAAGATCACTTGACGTTGTACGGACTTCAGGCGAAAGAGTACGAACGCCAGTAAGAAAATCAATGGAGGCAGCAGAAATAGGTATGGCTGCGCAGTTAGCCTGGTCTCAGTATCAAAACGGGGCAAATCATTCAAAAGTGAGTAACAACGGATCGCATTCAAATGAACTTCAGATACGTTATAAGCCAACACcacctttgaaaaaaaggtatGACTACAAAAAGCCAACAGTTAATCGACCGATTATAAAATCACCTACTCTTAACAGGCAAAACAGCAAGTCTTCACGGAATATACCCACAAATAGCAAGCTGAAGGCTAGTAAATCCAATACTAACAAAGTTTCTCGTAGGAATGAGCAAAATTTGGAGCCTAGTTCACCAGTACTCGTTTCAGCGACAGCGGTACCTGCTGAATCCAAACCCATGCGTTCTAAAAGTGGTACACCCGATAAGGAAAGCTCTGCTAGTTCATCCCTCGATTCCAGAAAGGAGGATATATTAAAATCAGTGCAGGGAGTAGATCGAAACGCTTGTGAACAGATACTTAATGAAATTCTTGTTACGgatgaaaaagtttattgGGAGGATATCGCAGGCTTACGGAATGCGAAgaattctttgaaagaagcAGTGGTTTACCCATTTCTGCGGCCTGACTTATTCAAAGGGCTAAGAGAACCTGTTAGAGGTATGCTTTTGTTCGGCCCACCAGGTACAGGTAAGACAATGATTGCTAAGGCGGTTGCGACAGAGTCCAATTCCACATTTTTTAGTGTAAGTGCATCTTCTTTGCTATCGAAATACCTCGGTGAATCTGAGAAGCTGGTTAGAGCATTGTTTTACATGGCCAAAAAATTGTCACCCTCAATTATTTTCATAGATGAGATTGACTCTATGTTAACAGCTCGCtctgataatgaaaatgagtCCTCGAGGAGAATTAAAACAGAACTTCTTATTCAGTGGTCCTCCCTATCTAGTGCTACTGCACAATCGGAAGACCGAAATAATACGCTTGACAGCAGAGTACTTGTCTTAGGAGCAACGAATTTGCCATGGGCGATTGATGATGCAGCAAGAAGACGATTTTCACGGAAACTATACATTCCTTTACCAGATTATGAAACTAGACTATATCATTTGAAGAGATTAATGGCCAAGCAGAAAAATAGCCTGCAAGATTTAGACTATGAATTAATAACAGAAATGACCGAGGGGTTTTCTGGTTCTGATCTTACGTCATTAGCCAAAGAAGCGGCAATGGAACCTATTAGAGATTTAGGAGATAAGTTGATGTTTGCggattttgataaaatcagaggaattgaaataaaagattttcaGAATGCTCTGTTgacaataaaaaagagCGTGTCGTCAGAATCTCTACAAAAATATGAGGAGTGGTCTAGTAAATTCGGTAGTAATGGTTCCTGA